A stretch of the Rhizomicrobium sp. genome encodes the following:
- a CDS encoding sorbosone dehydrogenase family protein, whose product MRALKWIAIVLIVAVAAGAVVWFTRGDTATLPAEAGYGPRPTLPAPHPTLIPTINQANGVGWPAGVKPVAAAGLAVAAFADKLSHPRWLYVLPNGDVLLAETNSPPKPDDMKGVRGFVAGVIMGGAGAATDSPNRIILLRDTDGDGVADKRFTFISGLNSPFGMTLVGHDLYVADTDAVLRFPYRDGETQIADKGTKLVDLPAGTINHHWTKNVIASPDGSRLYVTVGSNSNVGENGIAAEAGRAAIWQVDPKTGAHRIFASGIRNPNGMDFLPGTDTLWVTVNERDEIGSDLVPDYMTSVKDGAFYGWPYSYYGQHVDSRMQPQHPEAVARAIAPDYALGAHTASLGLTFSDKAKLGETYAHGIFIGQHGSWNRNPRAGYRVIFVPFAGAKPSGPPQEVLTGFLDAKGGAQGRPVGVVIAKDGALLVADDVGNTVWRVVRK is encoded by the coding sequence ATGCGCGCCTTGAAATGGATCGCGATCGTCCTGATCGTCGCCGTCGCGGCCGGCGCTGTGGTCTGGTTCACCCGCGGCGACACGGCGACCCTTCCGGCCGAGGCCGGCTACGGTCCCAGGCCCACGCTTCCCGCGCCGCATCCGACGCTGATCCCGACCATCAACCAGGCGAATGGCGTCGGCTGGCCGGCCGGCGTCAAGCCGGTTGCGGCTGCGGGCTTGGCGGTCGCGGCCTTCGCCGACAAGCTCAGCCATCCGCGCTGGCTCTATGTGCTGCCCAATGGCGACGTGCTGCTGGCGGAGACCAATTCGCCGCCCAAGCCCGACGACATGAAGGGCGTGCGCGGCTTTGTGGCCGGCGTCATCATGGGTGGTGCGGGCGCGGCGACCGATAGTCCCAACCGCATCATCCTGCTGCGCGACACGGATGGCGACGGCGTCGCCGACAAGCGCTTCACCTTCATCAGCGGTCTCAATTCGCCGTTCGGCATGACGCTGGTGGGCCACGACCTCTATGTCGCCGACACCGATGCGGTGCTGCGCTTTCCCTATCGCGACGGCGAGACGCAGATCGCGGACAAGGGCACCAAGCTCGTCGACCTGCCCGCCGGGACGATCAACCATCACTGGACCAAGAACGTGATCGCGAGCCCCGACGGCTCCAGGCTCTACGTCACGGTCGGATCCAATTCGAATGTCGGCGAGAACGGCATCGCCGCCGAGGCGGGCCGCGCCGCGATCTGGCAGGTCGATCCCAAGACCGGCGCGCACCGCATCTTCGCCTCGGGCATCCGCAATCCCAACGGCATGGACTTCCTGCCGGGCACGGACACGCTGTGGGTGACGGTGAACGAGCGCGACGAGATCGGCAGCGACCTGGTGCCCGACTACATGACCTCCGTGAAGGACGGCGCGTTCTACGGCTGGCCCTATTCCTATTACGGCCAGCATGTCGACAGCCGCATGCAGCCGCAGCATCCCGAGGCGGTCGCGCGCGCGATCGCGCCCGACTACGCGTTGGGCGCGCACACTGCGTCGCTGGGCCTGACCTTCTCCGACAAGGCGAAGCTCGGCGAGACTTACGCGCACGGCATCTTCATCGGCCAGCATGGTTCGTGGAATCGCAATCCGCGCGCCGGCTATCGCGTGATCTTCGTGCCCTTCGCGGGCGCCAAGCCGAGTGGCCCGCCGCAGGAGGTCCTGACCGGCTTCCTCGACGCCAAGGGCGGCGCCCAAGGCCGCCCGGTCGGCGTGGTGATCGCCAAGGACGGCGCGTTGCTGGTCGCAGACGACGTCGGCAACACGGTGTGGCGCGTGGTGCGGAAGTGA
- a CDS encoding TMEM165/GDT1 family protein, whose protein sequence is MRELFVIFSTVFLAELGDKTQLATLLFASDSKAEVSPFAVFCAAAGALVLSTAIAVVLGTLAERYLTFIPLKLIAGLGFIAIGAWTVASHFRGA, encoded by the coding sequence ATGCGCGAATTGTTCGTGATCTTCTCGACCGTCTTCCTCGCCGAGCTCGGCGACAAGACCCAGCTCGCAACCCTTTTGTTCGCGAGCGACAGCAAGGCCGAGGTGTCGCCCTTCGCGGTGTTCTGCGCCGCGGCGGGCGCCCTCGTGCTCTCGACCGCGATCGCGGTGGTGCTGGGCACGCTGGCCGAGCGCTACCTGACATTCATCCCGTTGAAGCTGATCGCCGGCCTGGGCTTCATCGCCATCGGCGCCTGGACCGTGGCGAGTCATTTCCGGGGGGCGTGA
- a CDS encoding TorF family putative porin: MKNLGMKLMLGAASLAGVMASTGAAYADDDWGTVSAYVDVTSDYRFRGISQNAGGFAPQASINWSGPDGFYVGTWISKTNWIGAPIIGGTPSYELDLYGGKHFDLGGTDLNVEAYYYAYPDANSAFLGPKKASYFEGIFQLSHSFGNLALTATGAVSPEFSLGGGTGGYIEGTASYPLLDWLSISGNVGHQWVDAAPTDYTHFDLGLTATYRHWSLDVRANGTDLSGSACRNFYMPSANFNSGICTTGVVATLTYNIPDVLNP; encoded by the coding sequence ATGAAGAATCTCGGAATGAAACTGATGCTTGGCGCGGCGAGCCTCGCCGGCGTGATGGCGTCGACCGGCGCGGCCTATGCCGACGACGATTGGGGCACGGTCTCCGCCTATGTGGACGTCACGAGCGATTACCGCTTCCGCGGCATCAGCCAGAACGCCGGTGGATTTGCGCCGCAGGCCTCGATCAACTGGAGCGGCCCGGACGGCTTCTATGTCGGCACCTGGATCTCGAAGACCAACTGGATCGGCGCGCCGATCATCGGCGGCACCCCGTCCTATGAGCTCGACCTCTATGGCGGCAAGCATTTCGACCTCGGCGGCACCGACCTGAACGTCGAGGCCTATTACTACGCCTATCCCGATGCCAATTCGGCGTTCCTCGGACCGAAGAAGGCCAGCTATTTCGAAGGCATCTTCCAGCTGTCGCACAGCTTCGGCAACCTGGCGCTCACCGCAACCGGCGCGGTTTCGCCCGAGTTCAGCCTGGGCGGCGGCACCGGCGGCTATATCGAGGGCACGGCGTCCTATCCGCTGCTCGACTGGCTCTCGATCAGCGGCAATGTCGGCCATCAGTGGGTCGACGCGGCGCCGACCGACTACACCCATTTCGACCTCGGCCTGACGGCGACCTACCGCCACTGGTCGCTGGACGTCCGCGCCAACGGCACGGATCTGAGCGGCTCGGCCTGCCGCAACTTCTACATGCCGTCGGCCAATTTCAACTCCGGCATCTGCACCACCGGCGTTGTGGCGACGCTCACCTACAACATCCCGGACGTCCTCAATCCGTGA
- a CDS encoding alpha/beta hydrolase: MPQIAANGIQLEYVSYGPESAETVLLIMGLGAQMTRWPLPLIQQFVAKGYRVVTFDNRDVGLSHKFDAAGPGDPAAVLAARAAGRTPQVAYTLDDMADDAAGLLDALRIARAHIVGASMGGMIAQMVAARHPGKTLSLTSIMSTTGNPAVPPAKPEAMAVLMTRPDPEDFKAMVEHAVKAQIVTGSPGYPPDPAALKRQVIADLNRSTYPVGFSRQMAAILASGDRREALKTIAAPTVVLHGTDDPLVPVEGGRDTAAVIPGAELREVPGMGHDLPAPLFGAVVEAVEAAAARARALA; this comes from the coding sequence ATGCCGCAGATCGCCGCCAACGGCATCCAGCTCGAATATGTCTCTTATGGTCCCGAGAGCGCCGAAACGGTGCTGCTGATCATGGGGCTGGGGGCGCAGATGACGCGCTGGCCGCTGCCGCTGATCCAGCAATTCGTCGCCAAGGGCTATCGGGTGGTGACCTTCGACAATCGCGATGTCGGCCTCAGCCATAAGTTCGATGCCGCCGGCCCGGGCGATCCCGCCGCGGTGCTGGCGGCGCGCGCCGCCGGCCGGACGCCGCAGGTCGCCTACACGCTCGACGACATGGCGGACGACGCGGCGGGGCTGCTCGACGCGCTCAGGATCGCCCGCGCCCATATCGTCGGCGCCTCGATGGGCGGGATGATCGCGCAGATGGTGGCGGCGCGGCATCCGGGCAAGACGCTGTCGCTCACCTCGATCATGTCGACGACCGGCAATCCCGCGGTCCCGCCGGCCAAGCCCGAAGCGATGGCGGTGCTGATGACGCGGCCCGATCCCGAAGACTTCAAGGCGATGGTCGAGCATGCGGTGAAGGCGCAGATCGTCACCGGCTCGCCTGGCTATCCGCCGGACCCCGCCGCGCTCAAGCGCCAGGTGATCGCCGATCTCAACCGCTCGACCTATCCGGTGGGATTCAGCCGGCAGATGGCGGCGATCCTGGCGAGCGGCGACCGGCGCGAGGCGCTGAAGACCATCGCGGCGCCCACCGTCGTGCTGCACGGGACCGACGATCCGCTGGTGCCGGTCGAGGGCGGCCGCGACACCGCGGCGGTAATCCCGGGCGCCGAGCTGCGCGAAGTCCCCGGCATGGGCCACGATCTGCCGGCGCCGCTGTTCGGCGCGGTCGTCGAGGCGGTGGAAGCCGCCGCCGCCCGCGCCCGCGCGCTGGCCTGA
- a CDS encoding CHASE3 domain-containing protein — protein MAANRWLLLAAVPLFLVLAGAVYLAIAFARDERDEQAWVVHTYQVMDSLHALLSDASDAETGQRGYLLTHKQSFLTPYRAAEARIDRDLGTFTTLTRDNPVQQKRAVALRGLMEGRLKILDKGIAAGALATPVPEPLMSLLEQGKAVMDTLRLVVGAGMDEERRLLVQRVASRRAVERSEITSAVLAVILALIVLLGAAGLLVRNNARLAVSEAIRRRQAAILQATLDNIRDGILVFDEKDRVAAFNNVFFRLMDFPERLAAIGATLDAFKNFDAGRSRRGFGEVAITPAGESRYERFARAERDLDVYRASVPGTGFLVAAADVSARVRAEATLRQAQKMEAVGHLTGGVAHDFNNLLQIISANLDLAVADARANPKTAERLQNAISAVERGSRLTGQLLAFARRQALDPRSTNLGRLLHDMTDLLRRTLGERIEVESIVSGGLWNTLVDPSQVENAVLNLAINARDAMPEGGKLTIELANAYLDDTYAAQHAEVTAGQYVMLGVSDTGTGMPPEVVARVFDPFFTTKPEGKGTGLGLSQVYGFVKQSGGHVKVYSEPGQGTTVKIYLPRTRKPQEGLDPVATLAAEGGNETILVVEDDAGVRAAVVDILGDLGYSVLKAESAEQGLAVISSGARIDLLFTDVVMPGSMNTRDFARRAQELRPGLKVLYTSGYTQNAIVHNGRLDDDAFLLSKPYRKDDLARKLRSLLDGTPPPIAPPPIVQVDAGALPAGRRKVLVVEDVALIRMTTVDMTQEIGFDTVEAGDGAEALALLQNDPAIDVLLTDLGLPGMNGRQLVEEALRLRPELKVIIASGYSTESGAGGMPEGVIALTKPFDMNALKRALKAVGAA, from the coding sequence GTGGCCGCCAATCGTTGGTTGTTGTTGGCAGCGGTACCTTTATTTCTGGTGCTGGCCGGCGCGGTTTATCTTGCCATCGCATTCGCCCGAGATGAGCGGGACGAGCAGGCCTGGGTCGTCCACACCTATCAGGTGATGGACTCCCTGCACGCCTTGTTGTCGGACGCATCCGACGCCGAGACCGGCCAGCGCGGCTATCTGCTGACGCACAAGCAGAGCTTCCTGACGCCCTATCGCGCGGCCGAGGCGCGTATCGACCGCGACCTGGGCACCTTCACCACGCTGACGCGAGACAATCCCGTGCAGCAGAAACGCGCCGTGGCGCTCCGCGGCCTGATGGAAGGCCGCCTCAAGATTCTCGACAAGGGCATCGCCGCCGGCGCGCTGGCGACGCCGGTGCCGGAGCCCCTGATGTCCTTGCTCGAACAGGGCAAGGCCGTGATGGACACGCTGCGCCTGGTGGTCGGCGCGGGCATGGACGAGGAGCGGCGTCTCCTGGTCCAGCGCGTCGCGAGCCGCCGCGCCGTCGAGCGCTCGGAGATCACCAGCGCGGTGCTGGCGGTCATCCTCGCCCTGATCGTCCTGCTGGGCGCCGCCGGCCTGCTGGTGCGCAACAATGCGCGCCTCGCGGTCAGCGAAGCGATCCGCCGCCGCCAGGCCGCCATCCTCCAGGCGACGCTCGACAATATCCGCGACGGCATCCTGGTGTTCGACGAGAAGGACCGCGTCGCGGCCTTCAACAACGTCTTCTTCCGCTTGATGGATTTTCCCGAACGCCTCGCCGCGATCGGCGCGACGCTCGACGCCTTCAAGAACTTCGACGCCGGGCGGTCGCGCCGCGGCTTCGGCGAGGTCGCGATCACGCCGGCCGGCGAGAGCCGCTATGAGCGCTTCGCCCGGGCCGAACGGGATCTGGACGTCTACCGCGCCAGCGTGCCGGGCACCGGCTTCCTGGTCGCCGCCGCCGATGTCAGCGCCCGCGTCCGCGCCGAGGCGACGCTGCGCCAGGCGCAGAAGATGGAGGCGGTCGGCCACCTGACCGGCGGCGTGGCGCACGACTTCAACAACCTGCTGCAGATCATCAGCGCCAATCTGGACCTCGCCGTCGCCGACGCGCGCGCCAATCCGAAGACCGCCGAGCGGCTGCAGAACGCGATCTCCGCCGTGGAGCGCGGCTCGCGCCTCACCGGCCAGCTCCTGGCCTTCGCGCGGCGCCAGGCGCTCGATCCGCGCTCGACCAATCTGGGACGGCTGCTGCACGACATGACCGACCTGCTCCGCCGGACGCTGGGCGAGCGCATCGAGGTGGAGTCGATCGTCTCGGGCGGGCTGTGGAACACGCTGGTCGATCCCAGCCAGGTGGAGAACGCGGTCCTCAACCTCGCGATCAACGCGCGCGACGCGATGCCGGAGGGCGGCAAGCTCACCATCGAGCTCGCCAATGCCTATCTCGACGACACCTATGCGGCGCAGCACGCGGAGGTGACGGCTGGCCAGTATGTGATGCTGGGCGTCAGCGATACCGGCACCGGCATGCCGCCGGAAGTCGTGGCGCGCGTCTTCGATCCCTTCTTCACCACCAAGCCGGAAGGCAAGGGCACGGGGCTCGGCCTCAGCCAGGTCTACGGCTTCGTGAAGCAGTCCGGCGGCCATGTGAAGGTCTATAGCGAGCCCGGACAGGGCACGACGGTGAAGATCTATCTGCCGCGCACCCGCAAGCCGCAGGAAGGCCTCGATCCGGTCGCGACGCTCGCCGCCGAGGGCGGCAACGAGACGATCCTGGTGGTGGAGGACGACGCCGGGGTGCGCGCCGCGGTGGTCGATATCCTCGGCGACCTCGGCTACAGCGTGCTGAAGGCGGAGAGCGCCGAGCAGGGGCTCGCGGTGATCTCCAGCGGCGCGCGGATCGATCTTCTGTTCACCGACGTGGTGATGCCCGGGTCGATGAACACCCGCGACTTCGCCCGACGCGCCCAGGAACTGCGGCCGGGGCTGAAAGTGCTCTACACCTCGGGCTACACGCAGAACGCGATCGTCCACAATGGCCGGCTCGACGACGATGCGTTCCTTTTGAGCAAGCCCTATCGCAAGGACGACCTGGCGCGGAAGCTGCGCAGCCTGCTCGACGGCACGCCGCCGCCGATCGCGCCGCCGCCGATCGTGCAGGTCGACGCGGGCGCCTTGCCCGCCGGGCGCCGCAAGGTGCTGGTGGTGGAAGATGTCGCGCTGATCCGCATGACGACGGTCGACATGACACAGGAGATCGGCTTCGACACGGTCGAGGCCGGCGATGGGGCGGAGGCGCTGGCGCTGCTGCAGAACGATCCGGCGATCGACGTCCTTTTGACCGATCTCGGCCTGCCCGGCATGAACGGCCGCCAGCTGGTCGAGGAGGCGCTGCGGCTGCGGCCGGAGCTCAAGGTGATCATCGCCAGCGGCTATTCGACCGAAAGCGGCGCGGGCGGCATGCCGGAGGGCGTGATCGCCCTGACCAAGCCCTTCGACATGAACGCGCTGAAGCGGGCGCTGAAGGCGGTGGGTGCGGCGTGA
- a CDS encoding gamma-glutamylcyclotransferase: MSDETAKFDDPFQPLGRELRRDDFTPERVRRIADAAIAGGRLPLMSEEARRASLKTVRDAIPAGTDAWVFGYGSLMWNPAIAVVQSAKAHVRGYHRMFGLTLQVGRGKPDKPGLMLGIDRGGSVSGVAHRIAAEAVDSELSILWMREMLSGVYEPRWVNADIAGQGRSRVLTFVINRYHPRYEGAIDGAEAARRIAQAEGPLGTNRDYLYRTVAHLAALGIQDGPLHSLEARVRAIANESC; this comes from the coding sequence TTGTCTGACGAAACCGCGAAATTCGACGATCCGTTCCAGCCGCTCGGCCGGGAGCTGCGCCGCGACGACTTCACGCCGGAGCGCGTGCGCCGCATCGCCGACGCCGCGATCGCCGGCGGCCGCCTGCCGCTGATGTCGGAGGAGGCGCGGCGCGCCTCGCTCAAGACGGTGCGGGACGCCATCCCGGCCGGCACGGACGCCTGGGTGTTCGGCTATGGCTCGCTGATGTGGAATCCGGCCATCGCGGTGGTGCAGAGCGCCAAGGCGCATGTCCGCGGCTATCACCGCATGTTCGGCCTGACGCTGCAGGTCGGACGCGGCAAGCCGGACAAGCCGGGCCTGATGCTCGGCATCGACCGCGGCGGCTCGGTCAGCGGCGTGGCGCACCGCATCGCGGCGGAGGCGGTCGACAGCGAGCTTTCCATCCTGTGGATGCGCGAGATGCTCTCGGGCGTCTATGAGCCGCGCTGGGTCAATGCCGATATCGCGGGCCAGGGCCGCAGCCGCGTGCTGACCTTCGTGATCAACCGCTATCATCCGCGCTATGAAGGCGCGATCGACGGCGCCGAGGCGGCGCGCCGCATCGCGCAGGCGGAAGGCCCGCTGGGGACCAACCGCGACTATCTCTACCGCACGGTTGCGCACCTCGCCGCGCTCGGCATCCAGGATGGCCCGCTGCACAGCCTCGAGGCGCGTGTGCGAGCCATCGCCAACGAATCCTGTTGA
- a CDS encoding cation:proton antiporter, which yields MHSTVHQTENLLFNILLQLIVMIAAARIGNQILRRFGQPGVIGEIVAGLLLGPSLFGHFYPAASLALFGAKASAPITILSQIGLVLLMFQIGTDFEFGHLTRRKNRNGTIGIAAASVSIPFALGFCIGQLSGPYLAPAIDPLTYSLFFGVGLAITAVPILGRILREFDLTRTEIGVVAISAAAVNDVTGWVLLAGISAYASAKFSAGAIGLQVGGIVLLLGVALFLLRPLVRRLLAWMPVRDGQLPPNLMTIVVCLVFAMGICTYYLGIFTIFGGFLAGLLFHQDKAFVEAWRAQIGKFVLVFFLPIFFTYTGLRTNVLGLSSASDAAWLAAILSAAILGKVVPVYVASRISGFTPRESTILGSLMNTRALMELIVLNIGFDLGFIPQKVFTMLVIMAVVTTVMTGPLLRVLLPRAGYAIPAGVEA from the coding sequence ATGCATTCCACGGTTCATCAGACCGAAAACCTGCTGTTCAACATCCTGCTGCAGCTGATCGTGATGATCGCCGCGGCGCGCATCGGCAACCAGATCCTGCGCCGCTTCGGCCAGCCGGGCGTGATCGGCGAGATCGTGGCCGGCCTGCTGCTGGGACCCTCGCTGTTCGGTCATTTCTATCCGGCGGCCTCGCTGGCTCTGTTCGGCGCCAAGGCCTCGGCGCCGATCACGATCCTCAGCCAGATCGGACTGGTGCTCCTGATGTTCCAGATCGGCACCGATTTCGAGTTCGGCCACCTCACGCGGCGCAAGAACCGCAACGGCACGATCGGCATCGCGGCCGCCTCCGTCAGCATCCCCTTCGCGCTGGGCTTCTGCATCGGCCAGCTCTCGGGACCTTATCTGGCGCCCGCCATCGATCCGTTGACCTACAGCCTGTTCTTCGGCGTCGGCCTCGCCATCACCGCGGTCCCGATCCTGGGACGCATCTTGCGCGAGTTCGACCTGACCCGCACCGAGATCGGCGTCGTCGCCATCTCGGCCGCCGCGGTGAACGACGTCACGGGCTGGGTGCTGCTCGCCGGCATCTCGGCCTATGCATCGGCGAAATTCTCGGCCGGCGCGATCGGACTGCAGGTCGGCGGGATCGTCCTGCTGCTCGGCGTCGCGCTGTTCCTGCTCCGCCCGCTGGTCCGGCGCCTGCTGGCGTGGATGCCGGTGCGCGACGGGCAATTGCCGCCCAACCTGATGACGATCGTCGTCTGCCTGGTCTTCGCGATGGGCATCTGCACCTATTATCTCGGCATCTTCACGATCTTCGGCGGCTTCCTCGCCGGCCTGCTGTTCCACCAGGACAAGGCGTTCGTCGAGGCCTGGCGGGCGCAGATCGGCAAGTTCGTGCTGGTGTTCTTCCTGCCGATCTTCTTCACCTATACGGGCCTGCGCACCAATGTGCTCGGCCTTTCGAGCGCCAGCGACGCCGCGTGGCTGGCCGCGATCCTTTCCGCCGCGATCCTCGGCAAGGTCGTTCCGGTCTATGTTGCGAGCCGGATCTCCGGCTTCACGCCGCGCGAGTCGACCATCCTCGGCTCGCTGATGAACACCCGCGCCCTGATGGAGCTGATCGTGCTCAATATCGGCTTCGATCTCGGCTTCATCCCGCAGAAGGTGTTCACCATGCTGGTGATCATGGCGGTGGTCACGACGGTGATGACGGGGCCGCTGCTGCGCGTCCTGCTGCCGCGGGCGGGCTACGCCATCCCGGCCGGCGTCGAAGCCTGA
- a CDS encoding MaoC family dehydratase: protein MQTATFETVAALAGLEIGVSDWVEITQERINQFAEATGDHQWIHVDVERAKALMPGGKTIAHGYLTLSLIPWLTGGMLQIDGVTRGINYGSNKVRFTSMVPVGSKVRARQKLLSAEARGGGMQLINEVTIEIEGQERPACVAETISMIYK from the coding sequence ATGCAGACCGCAACCTTCGAAACCGTGGCCGCGCTGGCAGGCCTGGAGATCGGCGTATCCGACTGGGTCGAGATCACCCAGGAGCGCATCAACCAGTTCGCCGAGGCGACGGGCGACCATCAATGGATCCATGTCGACGTCGAGCGCGCCAAGGCCTTGATGCCGGGCGGCAAGACCATCGCGCACGGCTATCTGACGCTATCGCTGATCCCCTGGCTGACGGGCGGCATGCTGCAGATCGACGGCGTGACGCGCGGCATCAATTACGGCTCGAACAAGGTGCGCTTCACCAGCATGGTGCCGGTCGGCTCCAAGGTGCGCGCGCGCCAGAAGCTGCTGAGCGCCGAGGCGCGCGGCGGCGGCATGCAGCTGATCAACGAAGTGACGATCGAGATCGAGGGCCAGGAGCGCCCCGCCTGCGTCGCCGAAACGATCAGCATGATTTACAAGTAG
- a CDS encoding AMP-binding protein, which produces MHPTIAAQKTPDKPAVIMAATGETVTFGQLDERSNRAAQLFRALGLKPGDGITIFMENNARYHEICWAAQRAGLYFTAVSSRLTAGEVEYIVKDAGAKVLIAGHTLAKVAAEVAPLLPGVKLLMVGGTIPGYASYEDETAKMPAARIADETSGAAMLYSSGTTGRPKGVRQPLSGLPIDAPAPLLGLVTMLYGINEDSIYLSPAPLYHAAPLHYSMTVQRLGATVVVMEHFDAEAALAAIETYKASASQWVPTMFVRMLKMPEEQRRKYDVSSMKSAIHAAAPIPIEVKRKMIDWWGPVLHEYYAGTEGNGMCYVNSADWLEHPGTVGKSLLSPVHICDDEGNEVPVGEEGTIYFASAAQFTYHNDPKKTAESRHPVHPEWSTLGDVGKLDADGYLYLTDRKAFMIISGGVNIYPQEAENLLINHPKVADVAVIGVPNEDFGEEVKAVVQPLDWADAGPALAEELIAYCRASLSPIKCPRSVDFDPELPRHPTGKLYKRLIRDRYWGKRESRIV; this is translated from the coding sequence ATGCATCCGACGATTGCCGCCCAGAAGACACCCGACAAGCCCGCCGTCATCATGGCGGCCACCGGCGAGACCGTGACCTTCGGCCAGCTCGATGAGCGCTCGAACCGCGCGGCACAACTCTTCCGCGCCCTCGGCCTCAAGCCGGGCGACGGCATCACCATCTTCATGGAGAACAACGCCCGCTATCACGAGATCTGCTGGGCGGCGCAGCGCGCCGGGCTCTACTTCACCGCGGTCTCCTCGCGGCTGACGGCCGGCGAGGTCGAGTACATCGTCAAGGACGCGGGCGCCAAGGTGCTGATCGCGGGCCATACCCTGGCCAAGGTCGCGGCCGAGGTCGCGCCGCTCCTCCCCGGCGTGAAACTGCTGATGGTCGGCGGCACGATCCCCGGCTACGCCTCCTATGAGGACGAAACGGCGAAGATGCCGGCGGCGCGCATCGCCGACGAGACTTCGGGCGCCGCGATGCTCTATTCGTCCGGCACCACGGGGCGGCCCAAGGGCGTGCGCCAGCCGCTCAGCGGCCTGCCGATCGACGCGCCGGCGCCGCTGCTCGGCCTCGTCACCATGCTCTACGGCATCAACGAGGATTCCATCTACCTCTCGCCCGCGCCGCTCTATCACGCCGCGCCCTTGCACTATTCGATGACGGTGCAGCGCCTCGGCGCCACCGTCGTTGTGATGGAGCATTTCGATGCGGAAGCGGCCCTGGCCGCGATCGAGACGTACAAGGCATCCGCCAGCCAATGGGTGCCGACCATGTTCGTCCGTATGCTGAAGATGCCGGAGGAACAGCGCCGCAAATACGACGTCTCCTCGATGAAGTCGGCGATCCATGCCGCGGCGCCGATCCCGATCGAGGTCAAGCGCAAGATGATCGACTGGTGGGGGCCGGTGCTGCACGAGTACTACGCCGGCACCGAGGGCAACGGCATGTGCTACGTCAACTCCGCCGACTGGCTGGAGCATCCGGGCACCGTCGGCAAATCGCTGCTCTCGCCCGTGCACATCTGCGACGACGAGGGCAACGAGGTGCCGGTCGGCGAGGAGGGCACGATCTATTTCGCCTCCGCGGCGCAGTTCACCTATCACAACGATCCCAAGAAGACCGCCGAGTCGCGCCATCCGGTGCATCCCGAATGGTCGACGCTGGGCGATGTCGGCAAGCTCGATGCCGACGGCTATCTCTATCTGACCGACCGCAAGGCCTTCATGATCATCTCGGGCGGGGTGAACATCTATCCGCAGGAGGCCGAGAACCTCCTGATCAACCATCCCAAGGTCGCCGACGTCGCCGTCATCGGCGTGCCGAACGAGGATTTCGGCGAAGAGGTGAAGGCCGTGGTCCAGCCGCTGGACTGGGCCGATGCCGGCCCGGCCCTGGCCGAGGAACTCATTGCCTATTGCCGCGCGAGCCTTTCGCCGATCAAATGCCCCCGGTCCGTCGATTTCGACCCGGAGCTGCCGCGCCATCCAACCGGCAAGCTCTACAAGAGGCTGATCCGGGACCGGTACTGGGGAAAACGCGAGTCGCGCATTGTCTGA
- a CDS encoding SDR family NAD(P)-dependent oxidoreductase, whose product MTGKRQMEHGDLAGKVAIVTGSASGIGAAVAEGLARRGAHVVINYARSAAEAEQTAAGLARFGTETRIVQGDVASDEACIKLAQAALEAWGRIDILVNNAGTTKFVDHADLDGLTAEDFTQLYAVNVVGPFQMIRACLAPLRASGIGSVVNVSSIAGVAGIGSSVAYAASKGALNTMTYSLARALAPQVRVNAVCPGFVDTNWFAKQFGKERAERIAEAEGKRNPLQKVADGAEIAKTILFFAGPESGNITGETLLTDGGIHLGFAGARR is encoded by the coding sequence ATGACGGGGAAGAGGCAGATGGAACACGGCGATCTCGCGGGCAAGGTAGCAATTGTCACAGGCTCGGCCTCCGGTATCGGGGCGGCGGTGGCGGAAGGGCTGGCGCGGCGCGGCGCCCATGTCGTGATCAACTATGCCCGCAGCGCCGCCGAGGCGGAGCAGACCGCCGCCGGCCTCGCCAGGTTCGGAACGGAAACGCGCATCGTGCAGGGCGACGTGGCCTCGGACGAGGCTTGTATCAAGCTGGCGCAGGCCGCGCTGGAGGCGTGGGGCCGGATCGACATCCTGGTCAACAATGCGGGCACCACGAAATTCGTCGACCATGCCGATCTCGACGGCCTCACTGCCGAAGACTTCACCCAGCTCTATGCCGTGAATGTGGTGGGGCCGTTCCAGATGATCCGCGCCTGCCTGGCGCCGCTGCGCGCCAGCGGCATCGGCTCGGTCGTCAACGTCTCGTCGATCGCTGGCGTCGCGGGGATCGGCTCCTCGGTCGCCTATGCGGCGTCGAAGGGCGCGCTCAACACCATGACCTATTCGCTGGCGCGCGCGCTGGCGCCGCAGGTGCGGGTGAACGCGGTGTGCCCGGGCTTCGTAGACACCAACTGGTTCGCCAAGCAGTTCGGCAAGGAGCGGGCCGAACGCATCGCGGAAGCCGAGGGCAAGCGCAACCCGCTGCAGAAGGTGGCGGACGGGGCGGAGATCGCCAAGACGATCCTGTTCTTCGCCGGCCCCGAGTCGGGGAACATCACCGGCGAGACCCTGCTGACCGATGGCGGCATCCATCTGGGATTTGCGGGCGCGCGCCGTTAA